A region from the Aegilops tauschii subsp. strangulata cultivar AL8/78 chromosome 5, Aet v6.0, whole genome shotgun sequence genome encodes:
- the LOC109787648 gene encoding uncharacterized protein, whose protein sequence is MPATAGRVRMPANNRVHSSAALQTHGIWQSAIGYDPYAPENNNKQQAPSSSVSANAAAAAANAAAEAAAPPSSDPGASSENAYTSFQGLLALARVTGSNSDETRGACKKCGRVGHLTFQCRNFLSVKELAMDDDIQAGMLSAAQAKAKFEEITKKASGARDADEEGSDEEDEDEIDSDSSDSDIDPELEKIIAERERAKSRGGKRSGEEDKKTSRHRSKSRGRSKHRMSRKSDSEDDSEEERTKDKKKNRRKKHRSSDEDSESDSDRKMHRKSRKDRKRRRTHRRKDDSSDDDESGGEGRRHHRHHKRRHHRRDASGSDSDGSEPPHGRKRSSKKKSHKRSESHVLGEDERHCPQGASRSGEKSKEHKRG, encoded by the coding sequence AtgccggcgacggcggggcgcGTTCGCATGCCGGCGAACAACCGCGTGCACAGCAGCGCGGCGCTGCAGACGCACGGCATCTGGCAGAGCGCCATCGGCTACGACCCCTACGCCCCCGAGAACAACAACAAGCAGcaggccccctcctcctccgtctccgccaacgccgcagccgccgcagccaacgccgccgccgaagccgccGCGCCTCCCTCCTCCGACCCCGGCGCCTCCTCGGAGAACGCCTACACCAGCTTCCAGGGCCTCCTCGCGCTCGCCCGCGTCACTGGATCCAACTCCGACGAGACCCGGGGCGCCTGCAAGAAGTGCGGCCGTGTTGGCCATCTCACCTTCCAGTGCCGCAACTTCCTTTCTGTCAAGGAGCTTGCCATGGACGACGACATCCAAGCTGGCATGCTGTCCGCCGCGCAGGCCAAGGCCAAGTTCGAGGAGATCACGAAGAAAGCCTCTGGTGCCAGAGACGCTGACGAGGAGGGTTCTGACGAGGAAGATGAGGATGAGATTGACAGCGATTCCTCTGATTCCGATATTGATCCCGAGCTGGAGAAGATAATTGCTGAACGGGAGCGTGCCAAAAGCCGTGGAGGGAAGCGGTCAGGGGAGGAGGACAAGAAGACAAGCCGCCATAGGAGCAAGAGCAGGGGAAGATCGAAGCACAGGATGAGCAGGAAGAGTGACAGTGAGGACGATTCGGAGGAGGAGAGAActaaggacaagaagaagaataGGCGGAAGAAGCACAGATCCTCAGATGAGGATAGCGAGAGTGACTCTGACAGGaagatgcacaggaagagtaggaAAGATAGGAAGAGGCGGAGGACCCACCGCCGGAAGGATGATTCATCAGATGATGATGAATCTGGAGGGGAAGGGAGGAGGCATCACCGCCACCACAAGAGGCGTCATCACCGGAGGGATGCATCTGGTAGTGACAGTGATGGCAGTGAACCCCCACATGGAAGAAAGCGATCCAGCAAGAAGAAGAGCCACAAGAGGTCAGAAAGTCATGTATTGGGTGAGGATGAGCGACATTGTCCGCAAGGGGCAAGCCGCTCTGGAGAGAAGAGTAAGGAGCATAAGAGGGGCTAA